The following coding sequences lie in one Hippopotamus amphibius kiboko isolate mHipAmp2 chromosome 7, mHipAmp2.hap2, whole genome shotgun sequence genomic window:
- the LOC130857859 gene encoding LOW QUALITY PROTEIN: serine/threonine-protein kinase Chk1-like (The sequence of the model RefSeq protein was modified relative to this genomic sequence to represent the inferred CDS: substituted 1 base at 1 genomic stop codon) has protein sequence MAVPFVEDWDLVQTLGEGAYGEVQLAVNRQTEEAVAVKIVDMKCAVDCPENIKKEVCINKMLNHKNVVKFYGHRREGNIQYLFLEYCGGGELFDRIEPEIGMPEQDAQRFFHQLMAGVVYLHGIGITHRDVKPENLLLDERDNLKISDFGLATVFQHNNRERLLNKMCGTLPYVAPELLKRKEFHAEPVDVRSCGIVLTAMLAGELPWDQPSDSCQEYCDWKETKTYLNPWKKIDSAPLALLHKILVENPSVRITIPDIKKDRWYNKPLKKGAKRPRVTSGGVSESPGGFSKNIQSNLDFCPVNNASSEENVKYSSSXPEPRTGLSLWDSSPSYIDKLVQGISFSQPTCPDHMLLSSQLLGTPGSSQNPWQCLVKRMTQFFTKLDADKSYQYLKETCEKLGYEWKKSCMNQGDGLEFKRHFLKIKRKLSDVVSSQKVWLPAT, from the exons ATGGCAGTGCCCTTTGTGGAAGACTGGGACTTGGTGCAAACCCTGGGAGAAGGTGCCTATGGAGAAGTTCAACTTGCTGTGAATAGACAAACTGAAGAAGCAGTTGCGGTGAAGATTGTGGACATGAAGTGTGCTGTAGACTGTCcagaaaacattaagaaagaGGTCTGtatcaataaaatgttaaatcatAAGAATGTAGTGAAATTCTATGGTCACAGGAGAGAAGGCAATATCCAGTATCTATTTCTGGAGTACTGTGGTGGGGGAGAACTTTTTGATAGAATAGAACCAGAAATAGGCATGCCTGAACAAGATGCTCAGAGGTTCTTCCATCAACTCATGGCAGGGGTGGTTTATCTTCATGGTATTGGAATAACTCACAGGGATGTTAAGCCAGAAAATCTCCTATTGGATGAAAGGGATAACCTCAAAATCTCTGACTTTGGCTTGGCAACCGTGTTTCAGCATAATAATCGTGAGCGTTTATTGAACAAGATGTGTGGCACTTTACCATATGTTGCTCCAGaacttctaaaaagaaaagaatttcatgCAGAACCAGTTGATGTTCGGTCCTGTGGAATAGTACTTACTGCAATGTTGGCTGGAGAATTGCCGTGGGACCAGCCTAGTGATAGTTGTCAGGAATATTGTgattggaaagaaacaaaaacatacctCAACCCTTGGAAAAAAATCGATTCTGCTCCTCTAGCTCTGCTGCATAAAATCCTAGTTGAGAATCCATCAGTAAGGATTACCATCCCAGACATCAAAAAAGATAGATGGTACAACAAACCACTCAAGAAAGGGGCAAAGAGGCCCCGAGTCACTTCAGGTGGTGTATCAGAGTCTCCTGGCGGATTCTCTAAGAATATTCAATCCAATTTGGACTTCTGTCCAGTAAACAATGCTTCTAGTGAAGAAAACGTGAAGTACTCCAGTTCTTAGCCAGAACCACGGACAGGTCTTTCCTTATGGGACAGCAGTCCTTCATACATTGATAAACTGGTGCAAGGGATCAGTTTTTCCCAGCCCACATGTCCTGATCATATGCTTCTGAGTAGTCAGTTACTTGGCACCCCAGGGTCCTCACAGAACCCCTGGCAGTGCTTGGTCAAAAGAATGACACAATTTTTTACCAAATTGGATGCAGACAAATCTTATCAATACTTGAAAGAGACTTGTGAGAAATTGGGCTATGAGTGGAAGAAAAGTTGTATGAATCAG GGTGATGGATTGGAGTTCAAGAGACACTTCCTGAAGATTAAACGGAAACTGAGTGATGTTGTGAGCAGCCAGAAGGTTTGGCTTCCTGCCACATGA